In Pseudovibrio brasiliensis, the following are encoded in one genomic region:
- the recG gene encoding ATP-dependent DNA helicase RecG — MRPTRLDPLFASVTKLPGIGPKIAKTITNLLVGSPDREARISDLLFHVPVNVIDRRLRPGVAASPEGEIVTLVLHIDQHRAPPRGSRAPYKVLAHDETGAIELVFFHARGDYLQRVLPVGEKRIISGKVEWFNERAQMVHPDHMVSEEEAENLPLVEPVYPMTAGLASKTLQRAMGTALQFLPQMPEWQNKEFLEQRNFPPFDVALRSIHKPEDARDLAPEGLARARLAYDEFLANQLALALVRNSLRHMGGKARKGDGSLRRKILAALPFELTGGQEDALKEIFADLEEPTRMLRLLQGDVGSGKTVVGLMAMAAVIETGGQAAMMAPTDILARQHYASMKPLCDAAGIRAAVLSGKDTAKTKREIGEALEAGEIDLIVGTHALFQSTVNFKDLGITIVDEQHRFGVHQRLALSSKGAHVDVLVMTATPIPRTLVLSYFGDMDVSRLTDKPKGRQEIKTVSISLDRIGEVVERLRAMIAQGQKIYWVCPLVEESEKIDLAAAEERFNDLQNALGPVVALVHGRQKADEKQAAMEAFKNGDARVLVATTVIEVGVDVPDATIIVIEHAERFGLAQLHQLRGRVGRGSLASSCLLFFKAPLNETAASRLNILRQTNDGFLIAEEDLRLRGEGELLGTRQSGSPGFRLASIEDHADLMEIARDDAKLIMATDPELETERGDALRHLLYLFARDEAIKLLRAG; from the coding sequence ATGCGCCCTACTCGCCTTGATCCTCTTTTCGCTTCTGTCACCAAGCTCCCGGGCATTGGCCCCAAGATCGCGAAGACCATAACCAACCTGCTTGTTGGCAGCCCGGATCGCGAAGCCCGTATTTCAGACCTTCTCTTCCATGTACCGGTCAACGTTATCGACCGACGCTTGCGCCCAGGTGTAGCAGCCTCGCCGGAAGGCGAAATCGTAACGCTGGTTCTTCACATAGATCAGCACCGCGCACCGCCACGTGGCAGCCGCGCTCCCTACAAGGTTCTGGCGCACGATGAGACCGGTGCAATTGAGCTGGTCTTCTTCCACGCACGCGGAGATTATCTGCAACGCGTTCTGCCGGTTGGCGAAAAGCGTATCATCTCCGGCAAGGTCGAATGGTTCAACGAACGCGCCCAAATGGTGCACCCGGACCATATGGTTTCTGAGGAAGAAGCCGAGAACCTGCCACTTGTAGAGCCTGTCTACCCAATGACAGCTGGTCTTGCCTCTAAAACGCTCCAACGCGCCATGGGCACCGCACTGCAGTTCCTGCCTCAAATGCCGGAGTGGCAGAACAAAGAGTTTTTAGAGCAACGCAACTTCCCACCATTTGACGTCGCTCTGCGCTCCATTCACAAGCCGGAAGACGCCAGAGATCTGGCACCTGAAGGACTGGCCCGCGCCCGTCTGGCTTATGACGAGTTCCTCGCCAACCAACTTGCCCTTGCATTGGTTCGCAATTCTTTGCGCCACATGGGCGGCAAAGCCCGCAAAGGCGATGGCTCCCTGCGCCGGAAAATCCTTGCTGCGCTGCCGTTTGAGCTGACTGGCGGCCAGGAAGACGCACTGAAAGAGATCTTCGCTGATCTGGAAGAGCCAACCCGCATGCTGCGCCTCCTGCAAGGCGATGTAGGCTCCGGTAAAACCGTCGTCGGCCTCATGGCAATGGCTGCTGTCATCGAAACCGGCGGACAAGCCGCCATGATGGCACCAACTGACATTCTCGCCCGCCAGCACTATGCCTCCATGAAACCGCTCTGCGATGCCGCTGGCATCCGGGCAGCTGTCCTCTCTGGCAAAGACACCGCCAAAACCAAGCGGGAGATCGGCGAAGCATTGGAAGCGGGCGAAATCGATCTCATCGTCGGCACCCACGCCCTGTTCCAGTCCACCGTCAATTTCAAAGATCTCGGCATCACCATCGTCGACGAACAGCACCGCTTCGGCGTTCACCAACGTCTGGCGCTCTCCTCCAAGGGCGCTCATGTGGATGTGCTGGTCATGACAGCAACCCCAATCCCGCGCACCCTCGTCCTCTCTTACTTCGGCGACATGGACGTCTCCCGCCTGACCGACAAACCCAAAGGCCGTCAGGAGATCAAAACGGTCTCCATCTCACTGGATCGCATTGGCGAAGTAGTGGAACGCCTGCGCGCCATGATCGCTCAAGGCCAAAAGATCTACTGGGTCTGCCCGCTGGTGGAGGAATCTGAAAAGATCGACCTTGCTGCCGCGGAAGAACGCTTCAACGATCTGCAAAACGCACTCGGCCCAGTGGTCGCCCTCGTTCATGGCCGTCAGAAAGCCGATGAGAAGCAAGCGGCTATGGAAGCCTTCAAAAATGGCGACGCCCGCGTGCTTGTTGCCACCACAGTGATTGAGGTTGGGGTTGACGTTCCTGACGCCACCATCATCGTCATTGAACACGCAGAACGCTTCGGCCTTGCTCAGCTTCACCAGCTCCGTGGCCGCGTAGGCCGTGGCAGCCTTGCATCGTCCTGCTTGCTGTTCTTCAAAGCCCCGCTGAATGAGACAGCAGCTTCCCGCCTCAACATTCTGCGCCAAACCAACGACGGCTTCCTGATTGCGGAAGAAGACTTGCGCTTGCGCGGTGAGGGTGAGCTTCTCGGCACCCGTCAGTCCGGCTCTCCGGGGTTCAGACTGGCCTCCATTGAAGATCACGCTGACCTTATGGAAATCGCAAGAGATGATGCCAAGCTCATTATGGCGACAGACCCTGAGCTGGAAACTGAAAGAGGCGACGCCTTGCGCCACCTCCTGTATCTCTTCGCCAGAGACGAAGCTATCAAACTGCTCAGAGCGGGCTGA